A single window of Periophthalmus magnuspinnatus isolate fPerMag1 chromosome 22, fPerMag1.2.pri, whole genome shotgun sequence DNA harbors:
- the zfp36l1a gene encoding mRNA decay activator protein ZFP36L1a, which yields MTTAVVSPFFDFEVMNKNNKLLSYNNNHVAAPHTMSVPCTGTNLPLSSPGALLDRKAVGSPPGVYQRRHSVSSTKFSQNQFISSLKATDHPLISGLNNNKENRLRERSFSETGERLLSKCLGPASPGGGSPVNSSRYKTELCRPFEENGSCKYGDKCQFAHGIHELRSLSRHPKYKTELCRTFHTIGFCPYGPRCHFIHNAEERRGPPQTTPLNPSNKMERPRLQHSYSFAGFSSSAGLRDSPTSVTPPPAFFPDELSEWPSSNPFTYSSQELANLFGPSLGTGPLGSEPGAPPSPTNTPYYFRPMVESPHLFEAPCSPPDSLSDQEGYQSSSGGSLSGSESPTLDNTRRLPIFSRLSISDD from the coding sequence AACAATAAACTGCTCAGCTACAACAACAACCACGTGGCCGCCCCTCACACCATGTCTGTCCCCTGCACTGGCACAAACCTGCCCCTCTCGAGCCCCGGAGCCCTGCTGGACAGGAAGGCTGTGGGCTCCCCCCCAGGAGTGTACCAGAGACGCCACTCTGTGAGCAGCACCAAGTTCAGCCAGAACCAGTTCATCAGCAGTCTGAAGGCCACAGACCACCCTCTCATCTCAGggctaaacaacaacaaagagaaCCGCCTAAGGGAGCGCTCCTTCTCCGAAACAGGAGAGCGGCTGCTCAGCAAGTGCCTGGGTCCGGCCAGCCCTGGCGGGGGCAGCCCAGTCAACTCCAGTCGATACAAGACAGAGCTGTGCCGACCCTTCGAGGAGAACGGCTCCTGTAAATATGGAGACAAATGTCAGTTTGCTCACGGCATCCATGAACTGCGCAGCCTCAGCCGCCACCCCAAGTACAAGACGGAGCTGTGCCGCACCTTCCACACCATCGGCTTCTGCCCCTATGGCCCGCGCTGCCATTTCATCCACAATGCAGAGGAGCGCCGCGGACCCCCACAGACGACACCCCTAAACCCCTCCAATAAGATGGAGCGTCCACGCCTGCAGCACAGCTACAGCTTCGCCGGCTTCTCCAGCTCGGCCGGTCTGAGGGACAGTCCCACCTCTGTCACCCCTCCTCCAGCCTTCTTCCCGGACGAGCTCTCAGAGTGGCCCAGCAGTAACCCCTTCACCTACTCCAGCCAAGAGCTGGCCAACCTGTTCGGCCCCAGCCTGGGGACAGGTCCCCTAGGCTCTGAACCGGGCGCCCCCCCCTCTCCCACCAACACACCGTACTATTTCAGACCCATGGTAGAGTCTCCCCACTTGTTTGAGGCCCCCTGCAGCCCCCCAGACTCTCTCTCAGACCAGGAGGGCTACCAGAGCAGCTCTGGAGGCAGCCTGAGTGGCTCCGAGAGCCCCACTCTGGACAACACGCGGCGCCTGCCCATCTTCAGCCGCCTCTCCATCTCCGATGACTAA